From Polynucleobacter difficilis, a single genomic window includes:
- a CDS encoding DNA topoisomerase III, producing the protein MAKATTKTASKSTAGSTPKTLIIAEKPSVASDIAKALGGFTKFDDYFENDQYVVSSAVGHLLEIAAPEEYDVKRGKWSFANLPVVPPHFDLRPIVKTESRLKVLQKLIKRKDIAELVNACDAGREGELIFRLIAQHAKASQPIKRLWLQSMTPNAIREGFSALRSDTDMQPLADAARCRSEADWLVGINGTRAMTAFNSKSGGFFLTTVGRVQTPTLSIVVEREELIRKFISKDYWEVKADFLASAGVYEGRWFDPKFKKDAAEPDLRENRLWSEAAANSIVAACRNKKATVREEAKPATQLAPQLFDLTSLQREANARFGFSAKNTLGLAQALYERHKVLTYPRTDSRALPEDYLETVKQTVENLAANSNEYRPHANAILKGDGKESAAKTKGYGWIKPNKRIFDNSKISDHFAIIPTLESPKTLSEPEQKLYDLVVRRFLAVFFPAAEFRVTTRITECSGHHFKTEGRVLVHPGWLAVYGRSNQADDELVAVQENETVQSDTIDAVALKTKPPARYSEATLLSAMESAGKWVDDDDMREAMAEKGLGTPATRAAIIEGLLAEKYIVREARELIPTAKAFQLMTLLRGLDVEELTRPDLTGNWENKLSLIEQGKMKRDAFMQEIAQMTQRIVKRAKEYDSDTIPGDYATLATPCPHCKGSVKENYRRFACEKCGFTISKTPGGRAFEYDEVETLLRDKTIGPLQGFRSKIGRPFAAIIQLTEIPEDDKDYPNAGFKLEFDFGNTEDDDAEAIDFTGRAALGVCPKCSGAVYEDGMRYVCERNTGPSKTCDFKTGKVVLQQEISTEQVQKLLTTGKTDLLTNFKSNRTGRGFKAYLALGEGGKIGFEFEAKAPKAGGTAPAKKRSGASAAAKAEAKPKRVSKAKSPAKT; encoded by the coding sequence GTGGCTAAAGCAACTACCAAAACCGCATCCAAATCGACTGCAGGCAGCACGCCTAAAACGCTGATCATTGCAGAAAAGCCCTCGGTTGCCAGCGACATTGCCAAGGCCCTAGGCGGTTTTACTAAATTCGACGATTACTTTGAAAACGACCAGTACGTGGTTTCTTCGGCCGTGGGTCACCTTTTGGAAATTGCCGCCCCCGAGGAATATGACGTCAAGCGCGGAAAATGGTCATTTGCTAACTTGCCCGTGGTACCGCCCCATTTTGACCTGCGGCCAATTGTAAAAACCGAATCACGGCTCAAGGTGTTACAAAAGCTCATCAAGCGCAAAGACATCGCCGAACTCGTCAACGCATGTGATGCGGGTCGCGAGGGTGAGCTGATTTTTCGCTTGATTGCACAGCACGCCAAAGCGAGCCAGCCCATCAAGCGCTTATGGCTGCAATCAATGACGCCCAACGCCATCCGCGAGGGCTTTAGCGCACTGCGCTCCGATACGGACATGCAGCCCTTAGCGGATGCTGCCCGCTGCCGCTCCGAGGCCGACTGGTTGGTTGGCATCAATGGAACTCGCGCCATGACGGCGTTTAACAGCAAAAGTGGCGGCTTCTTTCTGACGACGGTGGGGCGCGTACAAACACCAACCCTATCGATTGTGGTTGAGCGCGAAGAGCTCATTCGTAAGTTTATTTCTAAAGATTACTGGGAAGTGAAGGCAGATTTTCTGGCTTCGGCCGGCGTTTATGAAGGGCGCTGGTTTGATCCGAAGTTTAAGAAAGACGCCGCAGAGCCAGATTTACGTGAGAACCGACTGTGGAGTGAGGCTGCAGCCAACAGCATTGTGGCGGCGTGCCGCAACAAAAAGGCTACTGTTCGGGAAGAAGCGAAACCCGCAACGCAGTTAGCGCCCCAGCTATTTGATTTAACTAGCTTGCAGCGCGAGGCGAATGCGCGCTTTGGTTTTTCGGCAAAGAATACCTTGGGGCTTGCCCAGGCTTTATACGAACGCCATAAGGTGCTCACCTACCCAAGAACCGATTCAAGAGCGCTGCCCGAAGACTACTTGGAAACCGTAAAGCAGACCGTTGAAAATCTAGCCGCAAATTCCAATGAATACCGCCCCCATGCCAACGCAATACTGAAGGGCGATGGTAAAGAGAGCGCTGCCAAAACAAAAGGGTATGGCTGGATCAAACCCAATAAGCGGATTTTTGATAACTCCAAAATATCCGATCACTTCGCCATTATTCCAACGCTGGAGTCTCCCAAGACCCTCAGCGAGCCAGAGCAAAAACTCTACGATTTGGTTGTGCGTCGATTCTTGGCGGTGTTTTTCCCTGCCGCAGAATTCCGTGTCACGACCCGCATTACCGAATGTTCGGGGCACCACTTTAAAACCGAAGGGCGCGTTTTGGTTCACCCAGGCTGGTTGGCGGTCTATGGCCGCAGCAATCAAGCAGACGACGAACTGGTTGCCGTACAAGAAAATGAAACGGTACAGAGCGACACCATCGATGCAGTTGCTTTAAAAACAAAACCGCCGGCCCGCTATAGCGAAGCAACACTGCTCTCGGCGATGGAAAGCGCCGGCAAGTGGGTTGATGACGACGATATGCGTGAGGCAATGGCTGAAAAGGGTCTTGGCACTCCCGCAACCCGCGCCGCCATCATCGAAGGACTTCTAGCAGAGAAGTACATAGTGCGTGAGGCGAGGGAGCTCATACCCACTGCCAAAGCATTCCAATTGATGACGCTATTGCGCGGCCTTGATGTGGAAGAGCTCACACGCCCAGACCTTACCGGCAATTGGGAAAACAAGCTCTCGCTGATTGAGCAAGGGAAAATGAAGCGCGATGCATTTATGCAAGAAATTGCGCAGATGACGCAGCGCATCGTGAAGCGCGCCAAAGAATACGACAGCGATACCATTCCGGGTGATTACGCCACCCTCGCCACACCCTGTCCACATTGCAAGGGGTCGGTTAAAGAAAACTACCGGCGCTTTGCGTGTGAAAAATGCGGCTTTACGATTAGCAAAACACCAGGTGGGCGAGCATTTGAATACGATGAAGTCGAAACACTATTACGTGACAAGACCATCGGTCCATTGCAAGGATTTCGCAGCAAAATCGGCCGTCCGTTTGCTGCCATCATTCAGCTGACTGAAATTCCGGAAGACGACAAAGACTATCCCAACGCCGGCTTCAAATTGGAGTTCGATTTCGGTAACACTGAAGATGATGATGCGGAGGCCATCGACTTTACTGGTCGCGCTGCCTTAGGTGTTTGTCCAAAATGTTCTGGCGCAGTCTATGAAGATGGCATGCGCTATGTTTGTGAGCGCAATACAGGACCCAGCAAAACCTGTGATTTCAAAACGGGTAAGGTTGTATTGCAACAAGAAATATCAACAGAGCAAGTCCAGAAGTTACTAACTACCGGCAAAACGGATTTGTTAACCAACTTTAAATCCAATCGAACTGGGCGTGGCTTTAAAGCTTATTTGGCTCTTGGCGAGGGCGGCAAAATTGGCTTTGAATTTGAAGCGAAGGCGCCTAAGGCAGGCGGTACGGCGCCTGCTAAAAAACGGTCAGGTGCGAGTGCCGCAGCCAAGGCAGAGGCAAAGCCCAAGCGCGTCAGCAAAGCAAAGTCGCCCGCCAAAACCTGA